In Fusobacterium canifelinum, a genomic segment contains:
- a CDS encoding AAA family ATPase, which produces MSKKEDVQRLPAEQLFQEEIDALIKAEKNPIPTGWKMSPKSVLTYICGGKVGKKTIIPKYIGNKRLVEIAISTLVTDRALLLIGEPGTAKSWLSEHLTAAINGNSTRVIQGTAGTTEEQIRYSWNYAMLIAEGPTKEALIPSPIYKAMEDGAIARVEEISRCASEVQDALISLLSEKRLSVPELSIEIPAKKGFSVIATANTRDKGVNEMSAALKRRFNIVVLPSPSTLDAEIDIVRTRVEQLAGNLDLNAKLPEEEVIEKVCTVFRELRQGVTLDGKQKIKPTANVLSTAEAISLLANSMALAGSFGDGEISDYDLAAGLQGAIVKEDSKDGQIWEEYLENIMKKRGSEWLGLYKECKALNKATK; this is translated from the coding sequence ATGAGTAAAAAAGAAGATGTACAAAGATTACCAGCAGAGCAACTATTCCAAGAAGAAATAGATGCTTTAATAAAGGCAGAAAAAAATCCTATTCCTACTGGTTGGAAAATGTCGCCTAAATCAGTATTGACATATATTTGTGGTGGGAAAGTTGGAAAAAAGACGATAATACCTAAATATATAGGAAATAAAAGATTGGTTGAAATTGCTATTTCAACTTTAGTTACAGACAGAGCTTTACTTTTAATTGGAGAACCAGGAACCGCAAAATCTTGGCTATCTGAACATTTGACTGCTGCAATAAATGGAAATTCAACAAGAGTTATTCAAGGTACAGCTGGAACAACAGAAGAACAAATAAGGTATTCTTGGAACTATGCTATGCTTATAGCAGAAGGTCCTACTAAAGAAGCCTTAATACCAAGCCCTATATATAAGGCTATGGAAGATGGAGCTATTGCAAGAGTGGAAGAAATTTCTCGTTGTGCCTCAGAAGTTCAAGATGCTTTAATATCTTTATTATCTGAAAAAAGATTGTCTGTTCCTGAATTAAGTATAGAAATTCCTGCAAAAAAAGGTTTCTCTGTTATAGCTACTGCTAACACAAGAGATAAGGGAGTTAATGAAATGTCAGCAGCATTGAAACGTCGTTTTAATATTGTTGTATTACCAAGTCCAAGTACTCTTGATGCTGAAATAGATATTGTTAGAACAAGAGTTGAGCAACTAGCAGGAAACTTAGACTTAAATGCAAAATTACCAGAAGAAGAAGTTATAGAAAAAGTATGCACAGTATTTAGAGAATTAAGACAAGGTGTAACATTAGATGGAAAACAAAAAATAAAACCTACTGCAAATGTACTATCAACAGCAGAAGCTATTTCACTTTTAGCTAATAGTATGGCACTGGCTGGTAGCTTTGGAGATGGAGAAATATCAGACTATGATTTAGCAGCAGGTTTGCAAGGTGCTATTGTTAAAGAAGATAGTAAAGATGGACAAATATGGGAAGAGTATTTAGAAAATATTATGAAAAAAAGAGGTTCTGAATGGTTGGGACTATATAAAGAATGTAAGGCACTTAATAAAGCTACTAAATAG
- a CDS encoding SWIM zinc finger family protein — protein MKLDKEKILAMSPNASAVANAKKICSSGSFVKLAHSSDNTFYMGECKGSGKSNYIVSADFVDEENPVIRCTCPSRQFPCKHGLALLFEIADEKTFEECEIPEDILAKREKKEKAKAKKESAEKTEGTEKEKKAPSKVSKAARTKKINKQIEGLDLIKKITSQLLKVGLSTMGTVSLKEYKDIVKQLGDYYLPGPQVLFQRLMLEVQEYKEDQDTKHYQQALDCLKKLRAIEKKGREYLKAELEKENLEISDNTLYEDLGGVWKLEQLNDLGLKKENARLIQLSFEVTYDEASKIFTDYGYWIDIDSGEISYTANYRPLSALKYIKQEDSNFSLLTVPTLTYYPGSLNKRIRWANANFDEREKSSFKKIKTYATDIEQATKIAKNELKNILTDNEVSLLLEFEKIMFIEEEGTKKYILVDKNKKMIELKNNGSKELAKVFYELLPNEYLENQVMFVKLYQEDRTIYAEAHSIITDDKIVRLGF, from the coding sequence TTGAAATTAGATAAAGAAAAAATTCTTGCAATGTCTCCAAATGCATCAGCAGTAGCAAATGCAAAAAAAATTTGTAGTAGTGGATCTTTTGTAAAACTGGCTCATTCATCTGATAATACTTTTTATATGGGTGAATGTAAAGGAAGTGGAAAATCAAATTATATAGTTTCAGCAGATTTTGTTGATGAAGAAAATCCTGTTATAAGATGTACTTGTCCAAGTAGACAATTTCCTTGTAAACATGGATTAGCTTTATTATTTGAAATAGCAGATGAAAAAACTTTTGAAGAATGTGAAATACCAGAAGATATTTTAGCAAAAAGAGAAAAGAAAGAAAAGGCAAAAGCTAAGAAAGAAAGTGCAGAAAAAACCGAAGGAACAGAAAAAGAAAAAAAAGCACCTTCAAAGGTATCAAAAGCAGCTAGAACAAAGAAAATTAATAAACAAATAGAAGGTTTAGATTTAATTAAAAAAATAACATCTCAACTTTTAAAAGTTGGACTTTCAACTATGGGAACAGTTTCTCTTAAAGAATATAAAGATATAGTAAAGCAATTAGGAGATTACTATTTACCAGGTCCACAAGTTTTATTCCAAAGACTGATGTTAGAAGTTCAAGAATATAAAGAAGATCAAGATACAAAACATTATCAACAAGCATTAGATTGTTTAAAGAAATTGAGAGCAATAGAAAAAAAGGGTAGAGAATATTTAAAAGCAGAACTTGAAAAAGAAAATCTTGAAATAAGTGACAATACTCTATATGAAGACTTAGGTGGAGTATGGAAACTGGAGCAACTAAATGATTTAGGTTTAAAAAAAGAAAATGCAAGATTAATTCAATTATCTTTTGAAGTAACTTATGATGAAGCAAGTAAAATATTTACTGACTATGGTTATTGGATAGATATAGATAGTGGAGAAATATCATACACAGCTAATTACAGACCACTTTCAGCCTTAAAATATATCAAGCAAGAAGATTCTAATTTCTCGTTATTAACAGTGCCTACTTTAACTTACTATCCAGGTAGTTTAAATAAGAGAATTAGATGGGCAAATGCTAATTTTGATGAAAGAGAAAAATCTTCTTTTAAAAAGATAAAAACTTATGCCACTGATATAGAACAAGCAACTAAGATTGCTAAAAATGAATTGAAGAATATTTTAACAGATAATGAAGTATCTTTACTTTTGGAATTTGAAAAGATTATGTTTATTGAAGAAGAAGGAACTAAAAAATATATTTTAGTAGATAAGAACAAAAAAATGATAGAGCTTAAAAACAATGGTTCTAAAGAACTAGCAAAAGTTTTCTATGAACTCTTACCAAATGAATATTTAGAAAATCAAGTTATGTTTGTAAAATTATATCAAGAAGACAGAACTATATATGCAGAAGCACATAGTATTATAACAGATGATAAAATCGTTCGTTTAGGATTTTAA
- a CDS encoding ATP-binding protein, which produces MTKRELYIEKIKPFIDKDIIKVLTGIRRSGKSVMLKLIMEELKQNGIDKKQFININFENLINRELTTANKLHKYILKKASEIKKKCYIFLDEIQEVKDWEKCINSLRVNEEYNFDIYITGSNAKLLSGELSTYLAGRYVEFVIYPFSFKEFLDTLKSIQQNISIREAFQKYIKFGGMPFLYNLAFEEEASLQYLKDIYSSIILKDITQRNKIRDTDLLERLINYLIMNVGNFFSATSISKFFKSENRKISVETILNYIKAAEEAFLIYKVSRDDLIGKKILNVNEKYYIADHGIREAILESNQRDINQIFENIIYLELLRKGYNIKVGKVDNLEVDFVCTKGNEKIYIQVAYLLASPETIEREFSSLEKINDNYPKYVISMDEFDMSRNGIRHINIIDFLMKP; this is translated from the coding sequence ATGACCAAAAGAGAATTATATATAGAAAAAATTAAACCTTTTATTGATAAAGACATTATAAAAGTTTTAACTGGAATAAGAAGAAGTGGTAAGTCAGTTATGCTAAAACTTATTATGGAGGAATTAAAACAAAATGGAATAGATAAGAAACAATTTATTAATATTAATTTTGAAAATTTAATAAACAGGGAATTAACAACAGCCAATAAATTACACAAATACATTTTAAAAAAAGCTAGTGAAATAAAAAAGAAATGTTATATTTTTTTAGATGAAATTCAAGAGGTTAAAGATTGGGAAAAATGCATTAATTCTTTAAGAGTTAATGAAGAATATAATTTTGATATTTATATAACAGGCTCAAATGCAAAATTATTATCAGGTGAACTTTCTACATACTTAGCAGGAAGATATGTAGAATTTGTTATATATCCATTTTCATTTAAAGAATTTTTAGATACATTAAAATCTATCCAACAAAATATATCTATAAGAGAAGCTTTTCAAAAATATATAAAATTTGGAGGAATGCCATTTTTATATAATTTAGCTTTTGAAGAAGAAGCAAGTTTGCAATATTTAAAAGATATCTATTCATCAATTATACTAAAAGACATAACTCAAAGAAATAAAATAAGAGATACAGATTTATTAGAAAGACTTATAAATTATTTAATTATGAATGTAGGAAATTTTTTTTCTGCTACATCTATTTCAAAATTTTTTAAAAGTGAAAATAGAAAAATATCAGTAGAAACAATATTAAATTATATTAAGGCAGCTGAGGAGGCATTTTTAATCTATAAAGTTTCAAGAGATGATTTAATTGGAAAAAAAATATTGAATGTCAATGAAAAATATTATATTGCAGATCATGGGATAAGAGAAGCAATACTTGAAAGTAATCAAAGAGATATTAACCAAATATTTGAAAATATTATTTACTTAGAGTTATTAAGGAAAGGTTATAATATTAAAGTTGGAAAAGTAGACAATTTAGAAGTTGATTTTGTTTGTACAAAAGGAAATGAAAAAATCTATATCCAAGTAGCTTATTTATTAGCTTCACCTGAAACAATAGAAAGAGAATTCTCTTCACTTGAAAAAATAAATGATAACTATCCTAAATATGTAATTTCTATGGATGAATTTGATATGTCAAGAAATGGAATAAGACATATAAATATAATAGATTTCTTAATGAAACCATAA
- the dnaE gene encoding DNA polymerase III subunit alpha — protein sequence MDNFVHLNLHTEYSLSEGVNSIDSFLIRAKELGMTSLAVTDYANMFCAVEFYQKAKKIGIKPIIGLELPIFNKDEQNIFSLTLLAKNYNGYKNLVKLASELYKNNENRELKLNKEILKEHSQDLIALSSSINGEIGKAILTDSSDEKIDKIINEYIEIFSKENFYLEIQANELSETKIINDKFYDLAEFYNLELVATNNVYYVDRDGYELQDIIICIQSGLKVKEKNRKRAISKELYLKSKDEMKRFLGEKFEKAIENANHIGDLCNVEISFGNLQFPYYEVPSEYSGMDEYLKTICHTNIKKLYKEDLTKDILDRLEYELSVIIKMGYSGYFIVVWDFISYAKRRGIPVGPGRGSAAGSLVAYCLGITMIDPIRYNLLFERFLNPERISMPDIDIDICRERRDELIDYVVHKYGRDRVAHIITFGRMKARAAIRDIGRVLDIDLKKIDKLSKLVSPFQALEKTLKENVEVAKLYTTDIELQKVIDLAIRIENTVRHVSTHAAGILITKEDLDRTVPIYLDEKEGVIATQYQMKELEDLGLLKIDFLGLKNLSNIQRTIDYIKKYKNIDIDLYKIPLDDKKVFHMLSLGDSTGVFQLESPGIRKIMKRLKPDKFEDIVALLALYRPGPLQSGMVDDFINRKNGKEKIEYPHKNLEIILKETYGVILYQEQVMKIASYMADYSLGEADLLRRAMGKKNFAIMRENREKFIERAVNNGYTVEKSEEIFELIDKFAGYGFNKSHSVAYAMISYWTAYFKVHFPAFYYAAVMTSEISETGDIAYYFNDAKEHGVRVYSPNVNSPSAYFEVKNDGITYSLAAIKNFGLTMAKKIVEDVKLNGKYTTLEEFVFRNKKNGMNKRALEALILSGALDEIKGNRKEKFLSIDKVLDYSSKAPKTDEIQQMNLFGAAAKTIDKFNLAISEDFSLDEKLNKEQEFLGFYLSSHPMDRYKDILTTFSIKKLSEFDLEENQVIKTFGTIINLKKIITKKEEQMAMFNLVCYDRTISCIVFPRVYERFITELIEKKTVYIEGKIQIDNYKGESTTKLLVDKIIELDKIYEYPAKKLFILIEPEDSYRYSRLKDLINSNKGKTQITFAIKNKDEKKLQTMNKGVKLSKEFFENLVELMGIDKIKIVM from the coding sequence ATGGATAATTTTGTTCATTTGAATTTACATACTGAATATAGTTTATCAGAGGGTGTAAATAGCATAGATAGTTTTTTAATAAGAGCAAAAGAATTAGGTATGACTTCATTGGCAGTAACAGATTATGCTAATATGTTTTGTGCTGTTGAATTTTATCAAAAAGCTAAAAAAATAGGAATAAAGCCAATTATTGGTTTAGAATTACCTATTTTTAATAAAGATGAACAAAATATTTTTAGCTTAACTTTACTTGCTAAAAACTATAATGGATACAAGAATTTAGTTAAATTAGCTTCTGAGTTATATAAAAATAATGAAAATAGAGAATTAAAATTAAATAAAGAGATTTTAAAAGAGCATAGCCAAGATTTAATTGCACTCTCATCTTCAATAAATGGAGAAATTGGAAAAGCTATTTTAACAGATTCATCAGATGAAAAAATTGATAAGATAATCAATGAATATATTGAAATATTTTCAAAAGAAAATTTTTATTTAGAGATACAAGCTAATGAACTTTCTGAAACAAAGATAATAAATGATAAATTTTATGATTTAGCAGAATTTTATAATTTAGAATTAGTGGCAACTAATAATGTTTATTATGTTGATAGAGATGGCTATGAATTACAGGATATTATAATCTGTATTCAATCAGGTTTAAAGGTAAAGGAAAAAAATAGAAAAAGAGCTATTTCAAAGGAATTATACCTAAAATCTAAAGATGAAATGAAAAGATTTTTAGGAGAAAAGTTTGAAAAAGCCATTGAAAATGCAAATCATATAGGTGATTTATGTAATGTTGAGATAAGTTTTGGAAACTTACAATTTCCATATTATGAAGTTCCAAGTGAGTATTCTGGAATGGATGAATATTTAAAAACTATTTGCCATACTAATATTAAAAAATTATATAAAGAAGATTTAACTAAGGATATCTTAGATAGATTAGAGTATGAATTATCAGTTATTATAAAAATGGGATATTCTGGTTATTTTATAGTGGTTTGGGATTTTATATCTTATGCAAAAAGAAGAGGAATACCTGTCGGACCTGGTAGAGGTTCAGCAGCTGGAAGTTTAGTTGCCTATTGTTTGGGAATAACTATGATAGACCCTATAAGATATAATTTACTATTTGAAAGATTTCTAAATCCTGAAAGAATATCTATGCCAGATATTGATATAGATATTTGTCGTGAAAGACGGGATGAACTGATAGATTATGTTGTGCATAAATATGGTAGAGATAGGGTTGCACATATAATAACTTTTGGAAGAATGAAAGCTAGAGCTGCAATAAGAGATATTGGTAGAGTTTTAGATATAGATTTAAAAAAGATTGATAAGTTAAGTAAATTGGTTTCTCCATTTCAAGCTTTAGAAAAAACCTTAAAAGAGAATGTTGAAGTTGCTAAATTATATACAACAGATATAGAATTACAAAAAGTTATAGACTTAGCAATAAGAATAGAGAATACTGTAAGGCATGTATCTACACATGCAGCAGGTATTCTTATAACAAAAGAAGATTTAGATAGAACTGTTCCAATCTATTTAGATGAGAAAGAAGGAGTTATAGCAACTCAATATCAGATGAAAGAACTTGAAGATTTGGGACTTTTAAAGATAGATTTTTTAGGTTTAAAAAATTTATCAAATATTCAAAGAACAATAGACTACATTAAAAAATATAAAAATATTGATATTGATTTATATAAAATTCCACTTGATGATAAAAAAGTTTTTCACATGTTGTCTTTGGGAGATTCAACAGGAGTTTTCCAACTTGAATCACCAGGAATAAGAAAGATAATGAAAAGATTGAAACCTGATAAGTTTGAAGATATAGTAGCCCTATTGGCACTATATAGACCTGGACCTTTACAATCAGGCATGGTTGATGACTTTATAAATCGTAAAAATGGAAAAGAAAAAATTGAATACCCACATAAAAATTTAGAGATAATATTAAAAGAAACCTATGGTGTAATTTTGTATCAAGAGCAAGTTATGAAAATAGCGAGTTATATGGCAGATTATAGTCTTGGTGAAGCAGATTTGTTAAGACGGGCTATGGGAAAGAAAAACTTTGCTATTATGAGAGAAAATAGAGAAAAGTTTATTGAAAGAGCAGTAAATAATGGTTATACAGTTGAAAAATCAGAAGAAATATTTGAATTGATAGATAAGTTTGCAGGTTATGGTTTCAATAAATCTCACTCTGTGGCTTATGCTATGATTTCTTATTGGACTGCATACTTTAAAGTACATTTTCCAGCTTTTTATTATGCAGCAGTTATGACTTCTGAAATTTCTGAAACAGGAGATATTGCTTATTATTTTAATGATGCAAAGGAACATGGGGTAAGAGTTTATTCGCCAAATGTAAATTCTCCTAGTGCATATTTTGAGGTTAAAAATGATGGGATAACATATTCTCTTGCAGCAATTAAAAATTTTGGTTTAACTATGGCTAAAAAAATTGTTGAAGATGTGAAATTAAATGGTAAGTACACAACACTTGAAGAATTTGTTTTTAGAAATAAAAAAAATGGAATGAATAAAAGAGCCTTAGAAGCTTTAATTTTATCAGGTGCTTTAGATGAGATTAAAGGAAATAGAAAAGAGAAATTCCTATCAATAGATAAGGTACTAGATTATAGTTCAAAAGCACCAAAAACAGATGAAATTCAACAGATGAATCTTTTTGGAGCAGCAGCTAAAACCATAGATAAATTTAATTTGGCTATAAGTGAAGATTTTAGTTTAGATGAAAAGTTAAATAAAGAACAAGAATTTTTAGGCTTCTATTTAAGTTCACATCCAATGGATAGATATAAGGATATTCTTACAACATTTTCAATAAAAAAACTTTCTGAATTTGATTTAGAGGAAAATCAAGTTATAAAAACTTTTGGGACTATCATAAATTTAAAGAAAATTATAACAAAAAAAGAAGAGCAGATGGCAATGTTTAATCTTGTTTGCTATGATAGAACAATATCTTGTATAGTTTTTCCTAGAGTGTATGAAAGATTTATAACTGAACTTATAGAAAAGAAAACTGTCTATATTGAAGGAAAGATTCAAATAGATAACTATAAGGGAGAAAGTACAACTAAACTATTAGTAGATAAAATAATAGAATTAGATAAGATTTATGAGTATCCTGCTAAAAAATTATTTATCTTAATAGAGCCAGAAGATAGTTATAGGTATAGTAGACTTAAAGACTTAATTAATTCTAATAAAGGAAAAACTCAAATTACATTTGCTATCAAAAACAAAGATGAAAAAAAATTACAAACAATGAATAAAGGAGTAAAGCTTAGTAAAGAGTTTTTTGAAAATTTGGTTGAACTTATGGGTATAGACAAAATAAAAATTGTAATGTAA
- a CDS encoding GNAT family N-acetyltransferase, which produces MNIKEFKGNKKQFLSLLLLADEKEEMIDKYIERGTMYVLNDNGIKGECVVTNEGKGILEIKNIAIEPNSQRKGYGKALIDYIIMRYKGQYSILQVGTGDSLLTIPFYEKCGFIHSHSIKNFFIDNYDKPIFECGIQLIDMVYLQRKL; this is translated from the coding sequence GTGAATATTAAGGAATTTAAAGGAAATAAGAAACAATTTCTTTCATTGCTTTTACTTGCAGATGAAAAGGAAGAAATGATAGATAAATATATTGAGAGAGGGACAATGTATGTACTAAATGATAATGGGATTAAAGGAGAATGTGTTGTAACAAATGAAGGGAAAGGTATACTTGAAATTAAAAATATTGCAATTGAACCTAATTCCCAAAGAAAAGGTTATGGGAAAGCTTTAATTGATTATATTATTATGAGATATAAAGGGCAGTATTCTATTTTACAAGTTGGAACAGGAGATAGTCTATTGACAATTCCTTTTTATGAAAAGTGTGGTTTTATTCATTCACATAGTATTAAAAATTTCTTTATAGATAATTATGATAAACCAATATTTGAATGCGGTATTCAACTGATAGATATGGTTTATTTACAAAGAAAATTATAA